ACTGCAACTGCTGGCCAAAGTCCACCTGCGTTACCAAGGAACCGATGCCGCCCTGATGGTGCCCTTTGGCGATCGCGGGACGATGATCCAGCAATTTGAGCAGGCCCATCAGCAACGCTATGGGTTTATGGCACCTGACAAGCCCTTGATCGTCGAATCCATTGCCGTCGAGGGCATCCGTCTGGCAACCATACCGGAGGAACCTCATATCCAGCGCACCCGCCCAAGCGATCAACTGCCCCCCGCCATCGCCTACGTCGAGATGTATACGAACGCAGGCAGCAGCACCCAGTTTCTAAAGACCCCCATCTGGCAACGCCTGGATCTGCAACCGGGCGATCGCATTTCTGGTCCCGCGATTTTGGTTGATCCCACGAGTACCCTGGTGGTGGAACCAGGTTGGGAAGCACAGCTGACGGAGCGTAACCATCTGTTGCTGAACAAAACTCAGAAAAGGGTTCTAGCCCCTGGCATGGCAAGAAAGTTTAGTATCACTCAGCCCGATCCCATGCGGCTGGAACTCTTTAATCACCGCTTCCGGGCGATCGCGGAGCAGATGGGAATTACCCTCCAGAACACTAGCTATTCCGTCAATATCAAGGAACGCTTAGACTTTTCCTGTGCTTTATTTGACCACCAAGGGCATCTGATTGCCAATGCCCCCCATATCCCGGTGCATTTAGGCTCCATGGGGGATAGTGTCGAGAGTTTGATCACAGCGGTTGGCAATACCATCCAACCCGGCACGGTCTATGCGTCCAATAACCCCTACAGGGGCGGCACCCATCTACCGGATATTACGGTGATCACCCCCGTGTTCCTGGCGGGGATTACTACGCCCAGCTTCTATGTAGCTTCCCGAGGACACCATGCCGACATCGGTGGCATTACCCCTGGCTCCATGCCGCCCCACAGTCGCACCCTCGCAGAAGAAGGAATTTTGCTCGATCAAGTCCCCCTCGTGATCCAAGGACAACTCTGTGAGTCAGACCTTCTGGCGCTGCTGACCTCCGGCCCCTACCCGGCGCGGAACCCGCAGCAGAATCTTGCCGACCTCAAGGCGCAGATTGCTGCCAATGAGCGGGGGGTACAGGCACTCCAGCAGCTGGTGGCTGATTTGGGGTTGGAAATGGTGCAGGCCTATATGGGATATGTGCAGGATTACGCGGAGAGTTGTGTACGGCAAGCCATTCACCAGCTTCAAGATGGGCATTTTATCTATCCCATGGATGATGGCAGCCAAATTTGCGTCACAATCACCATCCACCAGGCAACCCGTAGCGTCCGCATTGATTTTACCGGTACCTCACCGCAACAGGACAATAACCTCAATGCGCCCCTGTCCATTTGCAAAGCGGCGGTTCTGTACGTGTTTCGCACCTTAGTTGCTGCGGATATCCCGCTGAATGCCGGATGTTTGCGCCCTCTCGAAATGGTGGTGCCGGAGGGTTGTCTGTTACATCCCCGTTATCCGGCGGCGGTGGTGGCGGGAAATGTGGAGACCTCCCAGGCGATCGTGGATGCGCTCTATGGGGCGCTGGGTTTGCAAGCTGCCTCCCAAGGCACGATGAACAATTTCACCTTTGGCAATGGTCAACACCAGTACTATGAAACCATTTGCGGGGGATCTGGGGCTGGAGCCGGGTTTGCGGGCACCGATGCGGTTCAGACCCACATGACCAACTCTCGGCTCACCGATCCAGAGGTTCTAGAATGGCGGTTCCCTGTCCAGCTAGAGAGCTTTGAGATTAGCCCTCAGAGCGGCGGCACCGGGCAATATCCGGGGGGCAATGGGGTGATCCGGCGACTCCGTTTCTGTGAACCCATGACCGCTGCAATTCTTTCAGGTCACCGCATTATTCCTCCGTTTGGCCTCCGGGGTGGGGCAGCGGCGGCGGTGGGGCGTAACTGGGTCGAGCGGCAGGATGGCACCCTTGAGGTGTTAGACGGTCGAGCCGAAGTTGAGATGCAACCAGGGGATGTATTTGTGATTGCTACCCCCGGTGGGGGCGGATATGGCCCGAGCAATCCCTAGGGCCACCAGCGAGCCAAGATCACCCCTAACTGCACCCCGACCACTCCCAACACCGCACTTCCAGCCCAGTAGAGGAGGGCTAACCCCGAGTTACCGGTTCGCAACAAGTAAACTGTATCCAGACCGTAGGTGGAAAAGGTGGTGTAAGCCCCCAAAAAACCCACTGCGAACATTAGCCGCAACTCAGGGCCAATGGTCACGACTCGCTCTAGCGCCAGGGTGGCAAAAAAGCCCATGACGAAGCAGCCAGTCAAATTAATAAAAAAGGTGCCATAGGGAAAGCTCGTACCAAAGCGTTGAGCGAACCAGAGTCCCAAGTAATAGCGACTTAAAGCTCCAGGAACTGCCCCCAAACTAACTGCCACAGCAGCTCGCACATCGGGACGCTCGGCGTTGCTAGCAACAACACCCATCAGCCCCATCAACAGTTGCTTTAAGTGCATACTTCTATGAAATTCCCTCCATTCAGTTTTTACGGTACTGGAATTGCATCAAAAAGGCCTGTTTAAAGTCAGAATAGTTTCCAACGGACACTTTGTGATCGGAAACACGAGAGGGTTGCCACTAAACCCATGGCCGAGTCAGCAATGGGGGAGAGGATTCCAAGTTTCAAGTTTAATGACCCATATCACCTATGACAGATTACCAAGCTGATCGTGACCAGTGTGAGCGTCGTCGCTTGCTCGTAACCGGGGGAGCCGGGTTTATTGGCTCGAATTTTGTTCACTACTGGTGCGATCGCTATCCCCAAGATCGAGTTGTGGTGCTAGATGCCCTTACCTATGCAGGCAATCTCCAAAACCTGGAAGCCTTGGAGGGGAACCCTAATTTTCGCTTTATGGAAGGGGACATCTGCGATCGCCTGTTGATCGATGGCATCCTTAAACAAGAAGGGATCTCGACCATTGCTCACTTTGCCGCCGAGTCCCATGTTGACCGCTCGATTCTAGGGCCAGATGCCTTTGTTCGGACCAATGTGGTGGGCAGTTTCACTCTATTGGAAGCCTTTCGGCAGCACTGGTTGAAGCAACAGCAGCCCCACCATTATCGATTTCTGCATGTTTCCACCGACGA
The window above is part of the Neosynechococcus sphagnicola sy1 genome. Proteins encoded here:
- the crcB gene encoding fluoride efflux transporter CrcB, with the translated sequence MHLKQLLMGLMGVVASNAERPDVRAAVAVSLGAVPGALSRYYLGLWFAQRFGTSFPYGTFFINLTGCFVMGFFATLALERVVTIGPELRLMFAVGFLGAYTTFSTYGLDTVYLLRTGNSGLALLYWAGSAVLGVVGVQLGVILARWWP
- a CDS encoding hydantoinase B/oxoprolinase family protein; this encodes MTDCNVMVGKLHPEFFPQVFGATADQPLDRAVVEAQFRQLTTQIQTVTGQVQTPEEVAHSFLAIAVETMAMAIKKISVQRGYDLSEYTLCCFGGAGGQHACLIADALGMHQVFLHPLAGVLSAYGMGLADLRVWREQAVEALLSPELDTQLTQAVARLAETVQQVLWQQAEEPDTDLKLQLLAKVHLRYQGTDAALMVPFGDRGTMIQQFEQAHQQRYGFMAPDKPLIVESIAVEGIRLATIPEEPHIQRTRPSDQLPPAIAYVEMYTNAGSSTQFLKTPIWQRLDLQPGDRISGPAILVDPTSTLVVEPGWEAQLTERNHLLLNKTQKRVLAPGMARKFSITQPDPMRLELFNHRFRAIAEQMGITLQNTSYSVNIKERLDFSCALFDHQGHLIANAPHIPVHLGSMGDSVESLITAVGNTIQPGTVYASNNPYRGGTHLPDITVITPVFLAGITTPSFYVASRGHHADIGGITPGSMPPHSRTLAEEGILLDQVPLVIQGQLCESDLLALLTSGPYPARNPQQNLADLKAQIAANERGVQALQQLVADLGLEMVQAYMGYVQDYAESCVRQAIHQLQDGHFIYPMDDGSQICVTITIHQATRSVRIDFTGTSPQQDNNLNAPLSICKAAVLYVFRTLVAADIPLNAGCLRPLEMVVPEGCLLHPRYPAAVVAGNVETSQAIVDALYGALGLQAASQGTMNNFTFGNGQHQYYETICGGSGAGAGFAGTDAVQTHMTNSRLTDPEVLEWRFPVQLESFEISPQSGGTGQYPGGNGVIRRLRFCEPMTAAILSGHRIIPPFGLRGGAAAAVGRNWVERQDGTLEVLDGRAEVEMQPGDVFVIATPGGGGYGPSNP